The proteins below come from a single Anguilla rostrata isolate EN2019 chromosome 3, ASM1855537v3, whole genome shotgun sequence genomic window:
- the LOC135250026 gene encoding CDGSH iron-sulfur domain-containing protein 1-like, translating to MSTLSMPALQLLPEHLVSTGFHLPKGRLTAILPVAAAAAAAFGAYLLCKSTGGKNGRMNETIDKDSPKVVHSFDVEDIGSKAAYCRCWRSKKFPYCDGSHGKHNQETGDNVGPLIIKRRDA from the exons ATGTCGACACTATCAATGCCAGCGTTACAGTTATTACCAGAGCACCTGGTAAGCACGGGATTTCACCTTCCCAAAG GTCGGCTGACCGCCATCTTGCctgtggcggcggcggcggcggcagcttTTGGCGCCTACCTGCTCTGCAAGTCCACCGGCGGCAAGAACGGCAGGATGAACGAGACCATCGACAAGGACAGCCCCAAGGTGGTGCACAGCTTCGACGTGGAGGACATCGGCTCCAAGGCGGCGTACTGCCGGTGCTGGAGGTCCAAGAAG TTCCCCTACTGTGACGGGTCCCACGGCAAGCACAACCAGGAGACGGGTGACAACGTGGGTCCCCTCATCATCAAAAGGAGGGACGCCTAG
- the ube2d2 gene encoding ubiquitin-conjugating enzyme E2 D2, with the protein MALKRIHKELNDLARDPPAQCSAGPVGDDMFHWQATIMGPNDSPYQGGVFFLTIHFPTDYPFKPPKVAFTTRIYHPNINSNGSICLDILRSQWSPALTISKVLLSICSLLCDPNPDDPLVPEIARIYKTDREKYNKIAREWTQKYAM; encoded by the exons ATGGCTCTGAAAAGAATTCATAAG GAGTTGAATGATTTGGCACGTGACCCTCCAGCGCAGTGTTCAGCGGGACCTGTTGGGGACGACA TGTTCCATTGGCAGGCCACAATAATGGGACCA aatgaCAGTCCGTACCAGGGAGGCGTATTCTTCTTAACCATTCACTTTCCCACAGACTACCCCTTTAAACCGCCAAag GTTGCATTTACCACAAGAATCTACCACCCAAACATCAACAGCAATGGCAGCATCTGTTTGGACATCCTCCGGTCACAGTGGTCGCCCGCACTCACCATCTCCAAAG TTCTCCTGTCAATCTGCTCACTGCTATGTGACCCCAACCCAGACGACCCGCTAGTGCCTGAGATCGCCCGCATCTACAAGACAGACAGGGAAAA GTACAACAAAATAGCTCGGGAATGGACACAAAAATACGCGATGTAG